The genomic interval TGTGCATTCAAAAGACTAACTGTAAGGAATAACTGAAGAATGATTAAGCTAGATTTCACGCTGTAAATATAGGATTCCGAAAAACTATACTTTTTCTCAAGTGTTACCATCCTAACTAATTCTGATGAACTCAACGGAACACTACCATCGTAGGCTTGCGGCTTTCTTTGGGTCGAAGCGATTGGAGTTGACTGCTGGAGGTAAATTGTATAGAAGGTGTCACACGGAGTTTGGCACGGAGAGTAGATAGAATTTGAGATTCTACTATGTCGAGATTGCCGGTGATAGAAATATGAATCATCACTTCGTCCATCCCCATTTCATTTTTTGATACTTCAACTACATAATCATTTATCTGCGGCACCTGACTCAGTGCATCATAAATAGCAGGCGGGAAAAATGTGGTCCCTTTGAACTTTATCATTTGGTTCTTTCTTCCGGTAACCGGCGAAAGTCTTACTGAATTTCTACCACAGGAACAAGTATCATCATATAGTGCGCAAATATCCCCAGTTCGGTAGCGAAGCAAAGGCATTCCCTCCACGCCAAGAGTGGTAATCGTTACCTCCCCCATTTCGCCTGTTCTCACTGGATTTCCCTCATCATCTAATACTTCCACTATCATTAGTTCCGGTCGAAGATGCCCTCCCTTGCCACAGGAACATTCGGTAAACGCTGTTTGCATCTCGGTAGATGCATAGGTAGAATACAATTCAACATTCCAATGAGCCTTTATTCGACAAGCCAGATTATTGGGAGTAAAATCGGCATGACGTACCGGCTCACCAATGCAAATGACTTTTGCAACACTCGATGAATTGCAATCAATCTGGTGGGCATTTGCATATTCTATCATTTTCAACAGAAAGGATGGTACTGCTACGAGTACATTTGGTTTAAATCGTTGTATGTTCTCCCATTGCGCCTGGGGCGAAACAACTCCAGAACGTATTACTCCTCCTCCCAACTTCCGAATTCCCTGATAATAAGCCATCCCAGCCATAAACTGCCTGTCTAGTGTCAACAGAAGCATAAATACATCGGTCGGTTTGCATCCAGCAATAAGAAAGGATTGCTCCTCGTTATACGCCAATCTTTTTAAATCATTATCTGTCAAAGCGACCGTCACCGGTGTGCCGGTAGTGCCTGATGTAGCACAGTAATCTGCTATTTTGCTATATGGGACACAAAGGAACTCATCGTTATACTCCGCAAAGTTTTGCTTGGAAGTAGTTGGAATATTCTTTAAGTCCTCTAACTGCGTGATAATATCAGGCACGATACAGTACTGACTAAATTGCTTTCGGTAATACGGCGAGTTTTGCTGGAGGTAATGCAATAACTCCTTCAGTTTGGTTTGCTGATAGCTTTCAATATTGTTCTTAGTCTGATATTCTATTGAGGTGTACCTGTTCATCTCTTCAAGCACTTCATTTCTGATTTAATCTTATCTGCCTCATTAGTATTGTTAATCTCTTTGGTTAATGCCAAGAATAATTATCTATTGCATCAGCTTTGGCTCCTGTCACCTGAAAATAGCGGGCAATCAGATAATATGTTTCCCAAAATTCAGGATTGCTATTTTGGAATTGCTCAATAACGCTTTTCTCATCTGGCATCTTTGTCTTGTTTTGAATCGCATCCCAAATCATATCTTTCATCTCTTTAAAAAGAAGAAATCTTTTCCAACCGCTTGAATATAAAAAGGTATCAGTTGGTATGGTGAGGTCCGCCTCTACTATATCCGTCCTTGTTTTTATCCTGGGGCTAGTTTGAAAACCTTATCTAAATCATAACAAACGAATTCTCCCAACTGATATGGGTTTGCGGATACCCACATCCTTAGTTTTTTCGGCTGAAAAATAACAGCATGATGACTGAGTAGTTGATTAATCGCTTTTTCATTTCCCATACCTATATTCTTCTCTCCAATTCCCCCCTGATTACGCAATATACTCGCTACGTTCAAATAATCTAATGATGGAACTTGATTCATTAACTCATTAAGTCTTTTATAGCGATACATTGAGGCTGATGTAGCGATATTTTCCCGATTACTTTCATCACTTTTAAAGGCCTCGCTTTGGTAATGATTGGTACACAAAATAAAATCAGTATCCGACTGATATAAAATTGTTTTAGAAATACTTTTTTCAATCAGTGCCGTTTGGTTGTCCGATGCAGAACCAATCATCAACGTTTCACAAACAAATGTTTTTCGCTTTTTGGCAATGTCATAAGCGTCTTCAATGTTGCTGGCATATTGTAATATTTCACGGGCAAGAATAGAAATTGGAGTTGTAGCCTTACTCGGCACATCTGATTTGGCAGCGTTAATCGTTACTGTCAGACCTTTTTCATTCATTCCCGAAACGCAACCTATAAACCCAGCCCAAGTAACCATAGCAAACTTGAATCCTGAATTAGGTTTACAGAAATATACAATCTTGTCTTTTGCAAACTTATCTCCAAGACTGAAATCTAAATTTCTTCCAATAAGTAAAGATGAATCCGCACTTTTCTCGTCCCAAACACTAAATGAAGTACAGCCGACCAAAGCCAAACTTTGAAAAGCATGTCCCAAATCATGAGCCGTATGATAATTCAGCATCCGGTCATAAGGTGGAGCGATATAGTCAAATTCATGAGGTGCTGAAAATGATTCGCCGTATATTTCCAACCGGTTTTCTATTGGAATGTATTTATCAATATCTCTATTAAATACCTTTGAAACTAAATGCAAAAACTTAAGATAAGTATCATTCGGAACTAATTTGTGAATCTGTTCTACAAAGGCTTTTTCTTGTGTATAAAGCAACTCCCTATTCAACTTTCCTGCAATTACTCCTCGCTCGAATGGCTTGCCCTCTATATATTCCTCCCAAATTCCACTCTTGTTCTTCTGTAGCCAGTTATTGCCAATGTGGTAAAAGTCATTATCAGAGTTTTCCCTTTTTAGATCAAGGTATGCGTTATCTACCGGATGAGGAATTTCTGGTGCTAATCCATAATGCACAAAGGAAACCGTAGCTATTAACAATATTGTTATCAGCGTCAGACAATAAAAAAGCAGCTTAAGCGGTTTCCTCATTGGCCTTAATAATTTTATTCAAAAGATATTCTCTGCCCAATAAATTCATGCACGTGATAATAGCGCCGATAGAAACCCCCAATACACCATGCAGGTTTATGCTTTGTCCGGTAAAAAAAAGGTTTTGGATTTTTGTTTTGCTATGGATAGAGGTCCTCATCAAATCATTAAAGTCCTTAACCACCCCATAAATACTCCCATCATTTGTGCCTATATAGTCTCTATAGGAAAGAGGAGTTGACGTATAGTATGTCTGAATACAATTGTTCAGTTCCGGAAATTTAATAGCAACAGTGCTTAACAACTTCTCTGCCTTTTTTTTCTTAAACTCTTGATAATCTACCCCTCTATCACTTTCTTCAACTGTTGTATTAATGGTGTGTTCCCATCGCTGCACCTCGTCAAAGCGCATATAGCTCATAATGGATAATGTTTCGGCGAAACCATCATTGTCCTCATCTGGCCCCTCATACATCGCATAACTATATGGCCAATTTGCTTCTGTATAATTTATTCCTTTCCACACGTCCACCTCATCAAAATAGTAATAGTTCTTGTTCTGATATTTGTATGTCCCGGGTTTCAGAAGAATATATACAACAAAAATTGAGATGGAATTTTCAAGGCTTGAAATCCTTTCTCGATATACCGATCGAATAGAAGAGCAGTTTATCATGTCAAGAGTCTGGGCAGGATGAATATTCGATATAAACGTATCCGCATGAACCTTGACACCAGTATCAAGTTGGACGTAATCTACAATTCCATTTTCGGTATGAACTGATTGCACTTTAGCTTTTCGTAAAATATCCCCACCAGACTTTTTAATGTTACGCGCAAGCAATTTAGCGATTTGATCACCACCATTT from Bacteroidota bacterium carries:
- a CDS encoding AMP-binding protein, translated to MNRYTSIEYQTKNNIESYQQTKLKELLHYLQQNSPYYRKQFSQYCIVPDIITQLEDLKNIPTTSKQNFAEYNDEFLCVPYSKIADYCATSGTTGTPVTVALTDNDLKRLAYNEEQSFLIAGCKPTDVFMLLLTLDRQFMAGMAYYQGIRKLGGGVIRSGVVSPQAQWENIQRFKPNVLVAVPSFLLKMIEYANAHQIDCNSSSVAKVICIGEPVRHADFTPNNLACRIKAHWNVELYSTYASTEMQTAFTECSCGKGGHLRPELMIVEVLDDEGNPVRTGEMGEVTITTLGVEGMPLLRYRTGDICALYDDTCSCGRNSVRLSPVTGRKNQMIKFKGTTFFPPAIYDALSQVPQINDYVVEVSKNEMGMDEVMIHISITGNLDIVESQILSTLRAKLRVTPSIQFTSSSQLQSLRPKESRKPTMVVFR